In a single window of the Gossypium hirsutum isolate 1008001.06 chromosome D02, Gossypium_hirsutum_v2.1, whole genome shotgun sequence genome:
- the LOC107910206 gene encoding thioredoxin H-type: MAEEGQLINCQTFASWNEQLHAANASMKLAVVSFTASWCGACRFITPVVVELAKKLPDVIFLKVDADDLKTVTRDFAVEALPTFIFMKQGKIVDKVLGARKDELQQKITLHMLKA; encoded by the exons ATGGCGGAAGAGGGACAATTAATCAACTGCCAGACTTTTGCTTCATGGAACGAGCAGCTCCATGCAGCAAACGCCTCAATGAAACTG GCGGTGGTAAGTTTCACAGCTTCATGGTGCGGGGCATGCCGTTTCATTACACCCGTCGTTGTAGAGCTTGCTAAGAAGCTGCCCGATGTCATATTCTTGAAGGTGGATGCGGATGACTTGAAG ACCGTGACTCGAGATTTTGCCGTGGAGGCATTGCCTACTTTTATCTTTATGAAACAAGGCAAAATAGTTGACAAAGTTTTGGGGGCAAGGAAAGATGAATTGCAGCAGAAAATAACCTTACATATGTTGAAAGCATGA
- the LOC107910207 gene encoding dehydration-responsive element-binding protein 2D isoform X3 — protein MCLSVINHFLSAPFPYSPRFPVGTMSTSMTGGGFGERKQARKPAQASSRKGCMRGKGGPENALCTYKGVRQRTWGKWVAEIREPNRGARLWLGTFDTSHEAAMAYDAAARKLYGSDAKLNLPELCANNPQSQPSSAANPQMAPMVNYQPQNVSNSVMPSFPNESIALQGNMDAKFGQITEDGIEGFWENMNANLPLLDDSIWAETAMSLEFPMMGDPGSFASNLMEATGWDALQSPWCM, from the exons ATGTGCTTATCAGTTATCAATCACTTTCTTTCTGCACCTTTTCCTTACTCCCCCAGGTTCCCTGTTGGAACAATGTCAACATCAATGACGGGTGGTGGCTTTGGAGAAAGAAAACAAGCGAGGAAGCCAGCACAAGCAAGCTCGAGAAAAGGGTGCATGAGAGGAAAAGGTGGTCCAGAAAACGCTCTCTGCACTTACAAAGGTGTGAGGCAGAGAACTTGGGGTAAATGGGTTGCTGAAATTCGTGAACCGAATCGTGGTGCTCGTCTTTGGCTTGGAACTTTCGACACTTCTCATGAAGCAGCAATGGCTTACGATGCTGCCGCACGTAAACTCTATGGCTCGGATGCCAAGCTCAATTTGCCTGAATTATGTGCCAACAACCCTCAGTCTCAACCTTCTTCAGCAGCTAATCCTCAGATGGCTCCGATGGTGAATTACCAACCCCAAAACGTGAGCAATTCAG TAATGCCTTCTTTCCCCAACGAGAGCATTGCTCTTCAAGGGAACATGGATGCAAAGTTTGGACAGATTACTGAAGATGGAATTGAGGGGTTCTGGGAAAATATGAACGCCAACTTGCCTCTTTTAGACGACTCCATTTGGGCTGAAACTGCTATGTCTTTGGAATTTCCAATGATGGGTGATCCAGGCAGTTTCGCTAGCAACCTTATGGAAGCAACTGGTTGGGACGCTTTGCAATCCCCATGGTGCATGTAA
- the LOC107910207 gene encoding dehydration-responsive element-binding protein 2D isoform X2 has protein sequence MCLSVINHFLSAPFPYSPRFPVGTMSTSMTGGGFGERKQARKPAQASSRKGCMRGKGGPENALCTYKGVRQRTWGKWVAEIREPNRGARLWLGTFDTSHEAAMAYDAAARKLYGSDAKLNLPELCANNPQSQPSSAANPQMAPMVNYQPQNVSNSVYNNDSSVMPSFPNESIALQGNMDAKFGQITEDGIEGFWENMNANLPLLDDSIWAETAMSLEFPMMGDPGSFASNLMEATGWDALQSPWCM, from the exons ATGTGCTTATCAGTTATCAATCACTTTCTTTCTGCACCTTTTCCTTACTCCCCCAGGTTCCCTGTTGGAACAATGTCAACATCAATGACGGGTGGTGGCTTTGGAGAAAGAAAACAAGCGAGGAAGCCAGCACAAGCAAGCTCGAGAAAAGGGTGCATGAGAGGAAAAGGTGGTCCAGAAAACGCTCTCTGCACTTACAAAGGTGTGAGGCAGAGAACTTGGGGTAAATGGGTTGCTGAAATTCGTGAACCGAATCGTGGTGCTCGTCTTTGGCTTGGAACTTTCGACACTTCTCATGAAGCAGCAATGGCTTACGATGCTGCCGCACGTAAACTCTATGGCTCGGATGCCAAGCTCAATTTGCCTGAATTATGTGCCAACAACCCTCAGTCTCAACCTTCTTCAGCAGCTAATCCTCAGATGGCTCCGATGGTGAATTACCAACCCCAAAACGTGAGCAATTCAG TGTACAACAATGACTCCTCAGTAATGCCTTCTTTCCCCAACGAGAGCATTGCTCTTCAAGGGAACATGGATGCAAAGTTTGGACAGATTACTGAAGATGGAATTGAGGGGTTCTGGGAAAATATGAACGCCAACTTGCCTCTTTTAGACGACTCCATTTGGGCTGAAACTGCTATGTCTTTGGAATTTCCAATGATGGGTGATCCAGGCAGTTTCGCTAGCAACCTTATGGAAGCAACTGGTTGGGACGCTTTGCAATCCCCATGGTGCATGTAA
- the LOC107910207 gene encoding dehydration-responsive element-binding protein 2D isoform X1 — translation MCLSVINHFLSAPFPYSPRFPVGTMSTSMTGGGFGERKQARKPAQASSRKGCMRGKGGPENALCTYKGVRQRTWGKWVAEIREPNRGARLWLGTFDTSHEAAMAYDAAARKLYGSDAKLNLPELCANNPQSQPSSAANPQMAPMVNYQPQNVSNSGMSMISSSSNNPTIRVNDMTPIPVYNNDSSVMPSFPNESIALQGNMDAKFGQITEDGIEGFWENMNANLPLLDDSIWAETAMSLEFPMMGDPGSFASNLMEATGWDALQSPWCM, via the coding sequence ATGTGCTTATCAGTTATCAATCACTTTCTTTCTGCACCTTTTCCTTACTCCCCCAGGTTCCCTGTTGGAACAATGTCAACATCAATGACGGGTGGTGGCTTTGGAGAAAGAAAACAAGCGAGGAAGCCAGCACAAGCAAGCTCGAGAAAAGGGTGCATGAGAGGAAAAGGTGGTCCAGAAAACGCTCTCTGCACTTACAAAGGTGTGAGGCAGAGAACTTGGGGTAAATGGGTTGCTGAAATTCGTGAACCGAATCGTGGTGCTCGTCTTTGGCTTGGAACTTTCGACACTTCTCATGAAGCAGCAATGGCTTACGATGCTGCCGCACGTAAACTCTATGGCTCGGATGCCAAGCTCAATTTGCCTGAATTATGTGCCAACAACCCTCAGTCTCAACCTTCTTCAGCAGCTAATCCTCAGATGGCTCCGATGGTGAATTACCAACCCCAAAACGTGAGCAATTCAGGTATGAGTATGATCAGTTCATCATCAAATAACCCAACTATTAGGGTCAATGACATGACACCAATACCAGTGTACAACAATGACTCCTCAGTAATGCCTTCTTTCCCCAACGAGAGCATTGCTCTTCAAGGGAACATGGATGCAAAGTTTGGACAGATTACTGAAGATGGAATTGAGGGGTTCTGGGAAAATATGAACGCCAACTTGCCTCTTTTAGACGACTCCATTTGGGCTGAAACTGCTATGTCTTTGGAATTTCCAATGATGGGTGATCCAGGCAGTTTCGCTAGCAACCTTATGGAAGCAACTGGTTGGGACGCTTTGCAATCCCCATGGTGCATGTAA